From Sphingobium sp. EP60837, a single genomic window includes:
- a CDS encoding aldo/keto reductase: protein MEYSHLGRSGLLVSPICLGTLNFGYKTDEPTAHQMMEYAHDNGINFFDTSNVYGTKDFKGEANSEIIIGNWFAQGGGRRERTVLASKVFNPRGTWPNESRLSAFHIRQACEDSLRRLKTDRIDLYQMHHVDRDTPWEEIWEAMTVLRTQGKILYVGSSNFGGWHIAAAQEAARARHFMGLVSEQSIYNLATRQIEMEVIPAAQHYGVGVLAWSPLHRGMLAGVLQQTSNSGRYTDEQLTHFRSQLERYEALCAEIGILPSQVALAWVASRPGVTGCVIGPSTISQVDDALRSLEVRLSDEILVKLDEIFPGYKTSPENYAW from the coding sequence ATGGAATACAGTCATCTTGGCCGCAGCGGCCTGCTCGTCAGCCCCATCTGCCTGGGCACGTTGAACTTCGGTTACAAGACCGACGAGCCTACCGCCCATCAGATGATGGAATACGCGCACGACAATGGAATCAACTTCTTCGACACCTCAAATGTCTACGGTACCAAGGATTTCAAGGGCGAGGCGAATTCCGAAATAATCATCGGGAACTGGTTTGCCCAAGGCGGCGGACGCCGCGAACGGACGGTGCTGGCGAGTAAGGTCTTCAACCCCCGAGGCACCTGGCCGAACGAAAGTCGGCTGTCGGCTTTCCACATCCGCCAGGCTTGCGAGGACTCGCTGCGGCGCCTGAAGACCGACCGCATCGATCTCTATCAGATGCACCATGTCGATCGCGACACGCCGTGGGAAGAGATTTGGGAAGCAATGACGGTTCTGCGGACGCAGGGCAAGATCCTCTATGTGGGCTCCTCCAACTTCGGTGGCTGGCATATCGCAGCGGCTCAGGAAGCCGCCCGCGCTCGCCACTTCATGGGCCTGGTCAGCGAGCAGTCGATCTACAACCTCGCAACACGCCAAATCGAGATGGAGGTCATACCTGCCGCGCAGCATTATGGCGTCGGCGTGCTGGCATGGTCGCCGCTCCATCGCGGCATGCTGGCGGGCGTGCTGCAGCAGACCAGTAATTCGGGCCGTTATACCGACGAGCAGCTAACGCATTTCCGCTCGCAGTTGGAACGCTATGAGGCGCTGTGCGCCGAAATCGGCATCCTACCCTCCCAGGTCGCCCTGGCGTGGGTCGCCTCGCGTCCCGGCGTTACCGGGTGCGTGATCGGCCCCTCGACCATCAGCCAGGTCGACGACGCGCTGCGTTCGCTCGAGGTACGCCTGAGCGACGAGATACTGGTGAAGCTCGACGAAATCTTCCCCGGCTACAAGACGTCGCCCGAAAACTACGCCTGGTAA
- a CDS encoding amidohydrolase family protein → MSGASANQFVIRPEWLASHDEPVIDPDRPIIDAHHHLYDRPGQRYLLPDYLADLGTGHDIRGSVFVQARAMLRAGGPEALRAIGEVEFVNGIAAMSTSGIYGSSHVCSGIVGFADLALGDRVRPVLERLITAAGGVAGQGGRFCGIRQTLVWDRDNSLLNAAYPTSAEMIDQPNFREGFAHLARLGLSFDAWAFFPQLGAVERLARAFPATPIVLNHCGGIVRIHDYAEADTLESWRRGISDVARCPNVSVKLSGLGMRIGGFGFEDMSQAPSSFDLAFAWRPWVMHCLEAFGASRCMWGSNFPVDKGSYSLKVGVNAFKRLLADATAQEQEEVFARSAQRFYRLPSSIVE, encoded by the coding sequence ATGAGCGGCGCGTCCGCCAACCAGTTTGTCATTCGTCCGGAGTGGCTTGCCAGCCATGACGAGCCGGTGATCGACCCCGATCGGCCTATCATCGACGCGCATCATCACCTCTACGACCGGCCGGGTCAGCGCTATCTGCTGCCCGATTATCTGGCGGATCTGGGGACGGGCCACGACATTCGCGGCTCCGTGTTCGTCCAGGCTCGCGCGATGCTGCGTGCCGGAGGTCCGGAAGCGCTCCGCGCCATCGGAGAGGTCGAGTTCGTCAACGGCATCGCAGCCATGAGCACCAGCGGCATCTATGGTTCGTCCCATGTCTGTTCGGGCATAGTCGGCTTCGCGGACCTTGCCCTGGGCGACCGGGTGCGCCCGGTGCTGGAGAGGCTGATCACGGCTGCCGGCGGCGTGGCCGGGCAGGGTGGCCGCTTCTGCGGGATCAGGCAGACGCTGGTGTGGGACCGCGACAACAGCCTGCTGAACGCGGCCTATCCGACGAGCGCGGAAATGATCGATCAGCCAAATTTCCGCGAGGGTTTTGCGCATCTCGCCCGCCTGGGCCTCAGTTTCGATGCGTGGGCCTTTTTCCCGCAACTCGGTGCAGTCGAGCGGTTGGCGCGTGCCTTTCCCGCCACTCCGATCGTCCTTAACCATTGCGGCGGGATTGTGCGGATTCACGACTATGCGGAAGCCGATACGCTGGAAAGCTGGCGGCGTGGGATTTCGGACGTAGCGCGCTGTCCTAACGTGTCGGTAAAATTGAGCGGGCTGGGGATGCGTATCGGCGGATTCGGTTTCGAAGACATGTCCCAAGCACCTTCCTCATTCGACCTCGCTTTCGCCTGGCGTCCCTGGGTGATGCACTGCCTTGAGGCGTTTGGAGCTAGCCGGTGCATGTGGGGAAGCAATTTTCCCGTCGACAAGGGCAGCTACAGCCTCAAGGTCGGCGTCAATGCCTTCAAGCGGCTGCTTGCCGATGCCACGGCGCAGGAGCAGGAAGAGGTCTTCGCACGTTCCGCCCAGCGCTTCTACCGCTTGCCGTCCAGCATTGTGGAATAA
- a CDS encoding MmgE/PrpD family protein — MPNQDFVRNFAEFVSSCRYEDLPPEAVEAAKKSILDLLGVSLAAAGTVPAVATVIDLVRESGGKPESTVLGFGGKVPSVMAALANGAMAHCLDFDDVAPDGNHASSTLIPTVFAAAEHQGGISGKDLITAVAIGQDLFLRMRRSLQQRMDWLVTTVLGVFSATAGAAYVLSLDTDQVAHALGIASLGSCGTLELRFGTNSDLGELYAGFIAKSALLSALLAKRGVTGTQKVFEGQAGIMRVYFDDEYDRTKILEGLGTIFGGSTMQYKPWPVCGIANTYIHAVLELVRNHGLRPDDIVEIRPYIGDFQQRMSYPLEERRQPACSMDARFSLPFCLAAAATYGEVKIEHFTEAGLRDPKVLETAQKIVPINDSSLDWKGEMPNARVEIDTRSGETLAGSGDGTLGGKNHPMEWEHIIAKFVSCAALAPIPISPAKINEAVEMARSLETLSDGTELLRKLS; from the coding sequence ATGCCAAATCAGGATTTCGTTCGAAACTTTGCTGAATTTGTTTCTTCGTGCCGGTACGAAGATTTGCCACCCGAAGCCGTCGAAGCTGCGAAGAAAAGCATCCTTGACCTGTTGGGGGTGAGCTTGGCCGCGGCCGGCACAGTTCCAGCCGTCGCCACAGTCATCGATCTTGTTCGGGAGAGCGGCGGCAAACCCGAATCGACTGTGCTCGGCTTTGGCGGCAAGGTTCCTTCCGTCATGGCAGCCCTGGCAAACGGCGCAATGGCGCATTGTCTCGATTTTGACGACGTGGCGCCTGACGGCAACCATGCGAGCAGCACGCTCATACCTACCGTTTTCGCCGCGGCCGAACACCAGGGCGGCATTTCTGGAAAGGATCTGATCACTGCAGTTGCAATTGGGCAAGATCTGTTTCTTCGCATGCGCCGAAGCCTCCAGCAGCGGATGGACTGGCTAGTCACCACTGTTTTGGGCGTGTTCTCCGCAACTGCCGGGGCGGCCTATGTGCTCAGTCTCGACACCGATCAGGTTGCCCATGCGCTCGGTATCGCAAGCCTTGGCTCGTGCGGTACGCTCGAATTGCGGTTTGGGACAAACAGCGATCTTGGGGAACTCTATGCGGGGTTCATTGCCAAGAGCGCCTTGCTATCCGCCCTGCTGGCCAAGAGGGGCGTGACGGGTACGCAGAAGGTCTTTGAAGGCCAGGCCGGGATCATGCGCGTCTATTTCGACGACGAATATGACCGCACGAAAATCCTTGAAGGATTGGGCACCATTTTTGGGGGAAGTACGATGCAGTACAAGCCTTGGCCTGTATGCGGCATCGCTAACACCTATATTCACGCAGTTCTGGAACTGGTACGTAATCACGGGCTTAGACCTGATGACATCGTCGAAATCCGACCATACATCGGCGATTTCCAGCAACGTATGTCATATCCTCTTGAAGAGCGGCGACAGCCGGCCTGTTCGATGGACGCACGCTTTAGTCTGCCCTTCTGCCTTGCTGCGGCGGCGACGTATGGAGAAGTTAAGATCGAGCATTTCACGGAAGCAGGGCTTCGGGATCCAAAAGTACTTGAAACCGCGCAAAAGATCGTTCCCATCAATGACAGCAGCCTTGATTGGAAGGGCGAAATGCCGAATGCTCGTGTAGAAATCGACACACGGTCCGGCGAGACCCTCGCAGGATCGGGAGACGGTACGCTGGGCGGCAAGAACCACCCCATGGAATGGGAACACATCATCGCCAAATTCGTCTCGTGCGCGGCGCTGGCCCCCATCCCCATTTCGCCTGCCAAGATCAACGAAGCGGTAGAGATGGCAAGGTCGCTCGAGACGCTGAGCGACGGGACCGAACTGCTCCGCAAGCTTTCATGA
- a CDS encoding SDR family NAD(P)-dependent oxidoreductase yields MLDLTGKVAFVAGAGSVAEGWGNGRATSVLFARQGASVFGTDFSEGALAGTDQVMAAENLVRWQGYRADMTSSGEVKAAVDACVATFGRIDILVNNVGGSLPGNPVTLPEEDFDRQIRSNLNTAFLGMKHVIPVMQEQFRRHGRGGAIVNISSIASKSFQLGGRMHVGYAASKAGLETMGRASAMAFAEDGIRVNSVVVGMVDTPLVSSRLTGQLGSDEEALKLQRARLVPMGRMGTAWDVAHAALFLASDEANYITAAEIIVDGGVTASRLSPARA; encoded by the coding sequence ATGCTTGATCTGACGGGTAAGGTGGCGTTCGTGGCCGGGGCGGGATCGGTTGCGGAAGGTTGGGGTAACGGTCGGGCGACCTCCGTGCTCTTCGCCCGGCAGGGCGCAAGCGTTTTCGGAACCGACTTCAGCGAGGGAGCGCTGGCGGGGACAGACCAGGTCATGGCCGCGGAAAATCTCGTCCGCTGGCAGGGCTACCGCGCCGACATGACTTCGAGCGGAGAGGTAAAGGCGGCGGTCGATGCGTGCGTCGCGACCTTCGGCCGGATCGACATATTGGTCAACAATGTCGGCGGCAGCCTCCCCGGCAATCCCGTGACGCTTCCCGAAGAGGATTTCGACCGGCAGATTAGGAGCAATCTCAACACCGCGTTTCTCGGCATGAAGCACGTCATTCCCGTCATGCAGGAGCAATTCCGCAGGCATGGCCGGGGCGGTGCGATCGTCAATATCTCCAGCATCGCCAGCAAGAGTTTCCAGCTGGGCGGGCGCATGCATGTGGGCTACGCCGCGTCTAAGGCCGGGCTGGAGACGATGGGACGCGCGTCGGCGATGGCCTTTGCAGAGGATGGAATCCGGGTCAATTCGGTCGTGGTCGGGATGGTTGACACGCCACTGGTCTCGTCCCGGCTGACCGGGCAGCTGGGCAGCGACGAGGAGGCGCTCAAGCTCCAGCGCGCCAGGCTGGTGCCGATGGGCCGCATGGGCACGGCTTGGGACGTCGCGCATGCCGCGCTGTTCCTCGCGAGCGACGAGGCCAATTATATCACGGCGGCAGAGATCATCGTCGATGGCGGCGTGACGGCATCGCGACTGAGCCCCGCCAGGGCATGA
- a CDS encoding SDR family NAD(P)-dependent oxidoreductase gives MIPCTNPGYDHVEYAMIKMETAVVPVTGGASGIGLAICRALRTAGAKPIPIDLNRSLLDQAIDELYPNAPDDKRSELGYLLDVSDSRAVDAAFQGIANTHGPITHLVANAGIVWRGNILEMPEDDWHRVMAVNVSGVLHTCRAAARQMRDAEGGAIVTMSSIGGLLSKPERTAYTTSKAAIVQMTRGLAVDLARHDIRVNCVAPGLVATPIQEAQAIANGPGAVEALAGRAVMKRLAEPREIANVVLFLLSDLASYVTGETVVVDGGLSIHYA, from the coding sequence GTGATTCCTTGCACGAATCCCGGCTACGATCATGTGGAATATGCGATGATTAAAATGGAAACGGCCGTTGTTCCAGTTACTGGCGGGGCTTCCGGTATAGGATTGGCGATCTGCAGAGCCCTTCGGACCGCTGGCGCAAAGCCCATTCCCATCGATCTCAACCGTTCTCTTCTCGATCAAGCGATTGACGAACTTTATCCGAATGCTCCCGACGACAAGAGATCGGAGCTGGGTTATCTGTTGGACGTCAGCGATAGCAGAGCGGTCGATGCGGCATTTCAAGGTATCGCCAATACGCATGGGCCCATCACACACCTTGTTGCAAATGCGGGAATTGTATGGCGCGGCAACATCCTTGAAATGCCGGAAGACGACTGGCATCGAGTGATGGCTGTTAACGTCAGCGGCGTCCTTCACACATGTCGCGCGGCGGCTCGGCAAATGAGGGATGCGGAGGGAGGCGCAATCGTCACTATGTCATCCATAGGAGGACTTCTGTCGAAACCTGAGCGCACAGCATATACTACCTCCAAGGCGGCAATTGTTCAAATGACCCGCGGCCTCGCTGTTGATCTTGCACGGCATGATATTCGCGTTAATTGTGTTGCCCCTGGGTTGGTGGCAACACCCATCCAAGAAGCGCAGGCCATTGCGAACGGTCCAGGTGCCGTCGAGGCATTGGCCGGGCGCGCGGTAATGAAGCGGCTTGCCGAGCCGCGAGAGATTGCAAACGTTGTGCTATTCCTACTCTCGGACCTGGCGAGCTATGTTACCGGAGAAACGGTTGTGGTCGATGGCGGGCTAAGCATCCATTACGCCTGA
- a CDS encoding VOC family protein codes for MLTAFRNCMLPSLVGKDMQLSYVVPDIDEAMRFWTTQLEVGPFVVIEDAAADRVVVYRGRRTRVKMSLAFAYVAEMQIELISATSSDPSPWTDFLQSGRQGLHHLGFWPEDYDHSVLALEQMGFVRECSIETVDGSVSSNYFSGPPYFGVWVELAPNTPTRNNYFAGIKALSERWDGSRAIRRFKSRDEFLASDDCKS; via the coding sequence ATGCTTACAGCCTTCAGAAACTGCATGCTGCCTTCTCTGGTTGGCAAGGACATGCAGCTTTCCTACGTTGTGCCCGACATTGATGAGGCAATGCGCTTCTGGACGACACAACTGGAAGTTGGTCCGTTTGTTGTCATTGAAGACGCCGCGGCAGACCGAGTTGTCGTATACCGAGGTCGCAGAACGCGGGTGAAGATGTCGCTCGCCTTCGCTTATGTGGCGGAAATGCAGATAGAGCTGATATCTGCGACAAGCTCAGATCCATCGCCGTGGACCGATTTTCTCCAAAGCGGCCGACAAGGCCTTCATCACCTGGGTTTCTGGCCCGAGGACTACGATCACTCAGTGTTGGCGCTGGAACAGATGGGCTTCGTTCGGGAATGTTCGATTGAGACAGTCGACGGTTCGGTTAGTTCCAATTATTTTAGTGGCCCGCCTTATTTTGGGGTTTGGGTTGAGCTAGCACCCAACACTCCGACGAGAAATAACTACTTTGCAGGCATCAAAGCTCTGAGTGAAAGATGGGACGGTAGCCGGGCTATCCGTCGTTTTAAGTCGCGGGACGAATTTCTGGCTTCTGATGATTGCAAATCTTGA
- a CDS encoding isocitrate lyase/PEP mutase family protein, with protein sequence MPCQTTALRALLQAEGALMAPGAFGPMPAKLIEQAGFGAVYMPGGGVALNRLGVADLGLVTLTEMVESAAAIAASVSVPVIADADTGFGNQLNVQRTVREYERAGVAAIHLEDQLFPKRCGHLAGKSLIPAEEAAQKIRAAVAARTDPNFMIIARCDGLSVTGFEDVARRCALYRDSGADMIFVESPRSLEEIAEIPRAIPGPHLFNLSAGGKTPSLSLEEVGRLGYKLMILPNFTALAAIRAMAQVLADIRTAGSIAAVGDRCASFAEFTALGGLHAFQEVERRFAAPEVEMGEQATH encoded by the coding sequence ATGCCCTGTCAAACCACCGCACTGCGAGCGCTGCTGCAGGCCGAAGGTGCATTGATGGCGCCCGGCGCGTTTGGCCCCATGCCGGCGAAGCTCATCGAGCAGGCCGGATTCGGGGCTGTGTACATGCCTGGCGGCGGGGTGGCGCTCAACCGGCTCGGTGTCGCCGATCTGGGGCTCGTTACGCTCACCGAAATGGTCGAGAGCGCCGCCGCGATCGCCGCGTCGGTTTCAGTTCCGGTGATCGCGGATGCCGACACCGGCTTTGGCAACCAGCTCAACGTCCAGCGCACCGTTCGCGAATACGAGCGCGCCGGTGTCGCCGCGATCCATCTGGAGGACCAGCTTTTCCCCAAGCGCTGCGGCCATCTGGCGGGCAAGAGCCTCATCCCGGCCGAAGAGGCCGCGCAGAAAATCAGGGCCGCGGTCGCGGCGCGGACCGACCCCAATTTCATGATCATCGCGCGCTGCGATGGCCTGTCGGTGACCGGATTTGAGGACGTTGCTCGACGCTGCGCGCTTTACCGGGATTCTGGTGCGGACATGATCTTCGTGGAATCTCCGCGCTCGTTGGAGGAGATTGCGGAAATTCCCCGCGCCATTCCCGGACCGCATCTGTTCAACCTGTCGGCCGGCGGAAAGACTCCTTCCCTGTCGCTGGAGGAAGTGGGCAGGCTGGGTTACAAGCTCATGATCCTGCCGAATTTCACCGCCCTGGCGGCGATTAGGGCGATGGCGCAGGTGCTGGCCGACATCCGGACGGCCGGGTCCATCGCGGCAGTGGGCGACCGCTGTGCCAGCTTCGCCGAATTCACCGCTCTTGGCGGGCTTCACGCATTTCAGGAGGTCGAGCGGCGCTTCGCCGCACCAGAGGTTGAAATGGGCGAGCAAGCCACACATTGA
- a CDS encoding carboxymuconolactone decarboxylase family protein, translating into MTTPDFNLASLDALFSRPEVAEAMKRVSRSGYASAAKFWQTPLQGPHLSARMKELVFFTMHVAATSLNGDAIKRQVKRIIAAGGTQADIFDVVVTIASLANHALYSSVPVLEEELAAIGEAGAPAEEFTPELEAAKQQFLEVRGFWNEHRDPVARMMPEYTAALIGIATETWQNGPLTRKERELVCIAVDCNVTHSFPSGLRTHIRNALDAGATKGEIMEVFQMAALLGLEGFILTGEAMFGE; encoded by the coding sequence ATGACGACACCCGATTTCAATCTTGCATCGCTGGATGCGCTCTTCAGCCGGCCGGAGGTCGCGGAAGCGATGAAGCGTGTCTCGCGTTCGGGATATGCGAGCGCCGCCAAATTCTGGCAGACGCCTCTGCAGGGGCCGCATCTGTCCGCGCGAATGAAGGAGCTTGTCTTTTTCACCATGCATGTCGCTGCGACCAGTCTGAACGGCGACGCCATCAAGCGCCAGGTGAAGCGCATCATCGCCGCAGGCGGCACCCAGGCCGATATTTTCGACGTGGTCGTCACGATCGCTAGCCTTGCCAATCATGCGCTCTATTCCTCTGTTCCGGTGCTGGAGGAGGAATTGGCCGCAATCGGCGAGGCCGGCGCGCCAGCAGAGGAATTCACGCCGGAGTTGGAGGCCGCCAAGCAGCAATTCCTGGAAGTCCGGGGCTTCTGGAATGAGCATCGAGACCCGGTGGCGCGAATGATGCCGGAATATACCGCCGCCCTGATCGGCATCGCGACCGAGACGTGGCAGAACGGTCCGCTGACCCGGAAGGAACGAGAACTGGTGTGCATCGCCGTGGACTGCAACGTCACGCACAGCTTCCCGTCGGGCCTGCGCACGCATATCCGCAACGCATTGGACGCGGGCGCAACCAAGGGCGAGATCATGGAAGTGTTCCAGATGGCGGCGCTCCTGGGGCTGGAAGGTTTCATCCTTACCGGAGAAGCGATGTTCGGCGAATGA